A region from the Salidesulfovibrio onnuriiensis genome encodes:
- a CDS encoding NYN domain-containing protein yields MDTPIKSALFIDFDNIYIRLYDQDPDLAEKFATQPQRWLSWLCKYAMPEGAEDRKRSILIRKCYLNPQSFHDFRPHFITSAFGVTDCPPLTKQGKTSADIHMVLDILDTLNRDIHYDEFIIFSGDADFTPVLIKLRENARMTTVLPVGPTSPAYKAACSMLLSEDQFIEEALDYAEIPAAMQDIASVQTLKDQVRDFIVDTVRGSGSPVVMATLAAKIRQRFTRCLPCDSWFGAEKFRDFLYALDLGDLLISSVIPGYVFDPAKHEPPKETSPNTDFELSHPELFQFAKLVHQVTDVPLLLPSHYKALFDEISREVSEHGFQLTATSKTVRDNLVEKDIPVSRQHVNFVLIGIGRSGYVYRKDGSDTALELAKAFVQNVKNLCVAAQLNLDDDRIQKLFTWLLPTSNGRA; encoded by the coding sequence ATGGACACTCCCATTAAAAGCGCATTATTCATTGATTTCGACAACATATACATCAGGCTCTACGATCAGGACCCGGATCTGGCCGAGAAATTCGCCACCCAGCCCCAGCGCTGGCTCTCCTGGCTGTGCAAATACGCCATGCCCGAGGGCGCCGAAGACCGCAAACGATCCATCCTGATCCGCAAGTGTTATCTCAACCCCCAGAGCTTCCATGATTTCCGGCCCCACTTCATAACCTCGGCCTTCGGCGTCACCGACTGTCCGCCCCTGACCAAGCAGGGCAAGACCAGCGCCGACATCCACATGGTGCTGGACATTCTGGACACCCTGAACCGGGACATCCACTACGACGAGTTCATCATCTTTTCCGGGGATGCGGACTTCACGCCCGTGCTCATCAAGCTGCGGGAAAACGCGCGCATGACCACGGTGCTGCCCGTGGGCCCCACCTCCCCGGCCTACAAGGCCGCATGCTCCATGCTCCTCAGCGAGGACCAGTTCATCGAGGAGGCCCTGGACTACGCCGAAATCCCGGCGGCCATGCAGGATATCGCCTCGGTGCAGACCCTCAAGGACCAGGTGAGGGACTTCATCGTCGACACGGTGCGCGGCTCGGGTTCGCCCGTGGTCATGGCCACCCTTGCGGCCAAGATCCGCCAGCGCTTCACCCGCTGCCTGCCCTGCGACTCCTGGTTCGGGGCCGAGAAATTCCGGGATTTCCTCTATGCCCTGGACCTGGGCGACCTGCTCATATCCTCGGTCATCCCCGGCTACGTCTTCGACCCGGCCAAGCACGAGCCCCCCAAGGAGACCTCGCCCAACACCGACTTCGAGCTGAGCCATCCGGAACTGTTCCAGTTCGCCAAGCTGGTGCATCAGGTCACGGACGTGCCGCTCCTGCTGCCCAGCCACTACAAGGCACTTTTCGATGAGATTTCCCGGGAGGTCTCGGAGCACGGTTTCCAGCTCACGGCCACATCCAAGACCGTGCGCGACAATCTGGTGGAAAAGGACATCCCGGTCTCGCGCCAGCACGTCAACTTCGTGCTCATCGGCATCGGCCGGTCCGGGTATGTCTATCGAAAGGACGGAAGCGATACGGCCCTGGAACTGGCCAAGGCCTTTGTGCAGAATGTCAAGAACCTCTGCGTCGCCGCCCAGCTCAACCTGGACGACGACCGCATCCAGAAGCTCTTCACCTGGCTGCTGCCCACAAGCAACGGGCGGGCCTGA